A part of Pararoseomonas sp. SCSIO 73927 genomic DNA contains:
- a CDS encoding dihydroorotase codes for MASYDLILRGGTLVLPWGETVADVAVRAGKIVTIGDLRTDGAAEVIDCAGLHVLPGLIDPHVHLRDPGDPKVETMGTGTKGAVLGGLTAVFDMPNTQPSITDREQLDWKRGHIRETAYCDVGMYIGGARSNVGELGALEREPNVCAIKVFAGSSTGDLMIEDDETLERVMRNGGRRIAYHSEDEYRLQQRKPMFAAGGPHRLHMEWRDVECAFLGTRRLMALARKTNRPAHILHVSTAEELEYMKDFRDVGTVEVLLNHLTQWAPDAYEALGGYAVMNPPIRDKRHYDAAWAAVADGTVDTVGSDHAPHSREAKERPWPATAAGLTGVQTIVPLMLNHVSEGRLSLSRLADLMSAGPARVYGAIGKGRLAAGYDADFTVVDMGRSRTIEPDWLTAPCGWSPFAGARCQGWPVMTVIRGRAVMREDEVIGAPSGEPVRFGGTRVE; via the coding sequence ATGGCGAGCTATGACCTGATCCTGCGCGGCGGCACGCTGGTGCTGCCCTGGGGCGAGACGGTGGCCGATGTCGCCGTGCGGGCGGGGAAGATCGTGACCATCGGCGACCTCCGCACCGACGGGGCGGCCGAGGTCATCGACTGCGCCGGGCTGCACGTGCTGCCCGGGCTGATCGACCCACATGTCCACCTGCGCGACCCCGGCGACCCGAAGGTGGAGACCATGGGCACGGGCACGAAGGGCGCCGTGCTGGGCGGGCTGACGGCGGTGTTCGACATGCCGAACACCCAGCCCTCCATCACCGATCGCGAACAACTGGACTGGAAGCGCGGGCATATCCGCGAGACGGCGTACTGCGATGTCGGCATGTACATCGGCGGGGCGCGCAGCAACGTGGGCGAGCTCGGCGCGCTGGAGCGGGAGCCGAACGTCTGCGCCATCAAGGTCTTCGCGGGCTCCTCCACCGGCGACCTGATGATCGAGGACGACGAGACGCTGGAGCGGGTGATGCGCAACGGCGGCCGCCGCATCGCCTACCACTCCGAGGACGAGTACCGGCTGCAGCAGAGGAAGCCGATGTTCGCGGCCGGCGGCCCCCACCGGCTCCACATGGAGTGGCGCGACGTGGAGTGCGCCTTCCTCGGGACGCGCCGCCTGATGGCGCTGGCGCGGAAGACGAACCGCCCCGCCCACATCCTGCACGTCTCCACCGCGGAAGAGCTGGAGTACATGAAGGACTTCCGCGACGTGGGCACGGTGGAGGTGCTGCTGAACCACCTGACCCAGTGGGCGCCGGACGCCTACGAGGCGCTGGGCGGCTACGCCGTGATGAACCCGCCCATCCGCGACAAGCGCCACTACGACGCCGCCTGGGCGGCGGTGGCGGACGGCACCGTGGACACGGTGGGCAGCGACCACGCGCCGCACAGCAGGGAGGCGAAGGAGCGGCCCTGGCCCGCCACCGCCGCGGGGCTGACGGGCGTGCAGACGATCGTGCCGCTGATGCTGAACCACGTGTCGGAGGGGCGGCTCTCACTCTCGCGCCTGGCGGACCTGATGTCGGCGGGGCCGGCGCGGGTCTATGGCGCCATCGGCAAGGGGCGCCTGGCCGCGGGCTACGACGCGGACTTCACCGTGGTGGACATGGGCAGGTCCCGCACGATCGAGCCCGACTGGCTGACCGCCCCCTGCGGCTGGAGCCCCTTCGCGGGCGCCCGCTGCCAGGGCTGGCCCGTGATGACGGTGATCCGTGGCCGCGCCGTGATGCGGGAAGATGAGGTGATCGGCGCGCCCTCCGGCGAGCCCGTGCGTTTCGGAGGGACGCGCGTGGAATAG